A window of the Arachis duranensis cultivar V14167 chromosome 5, aradu.V14167.gnm2.J7QH, whole genome shotgun sequence genome harbors these coding sequences:
- the LOC107490059 gene encoding sirohydrochlorin ferrochelatase, chloroplastic isoform X2, whose amino-acid sequence MKSLSLPSLPFTSEKGTNTRWVSFKTSNLSPKTPTSSRVLCLRAKSYGGVGDGDAVIIVDHGSRRKESNLLLNEFVEMFKHKTGYEIVEPAHMELAEPSIRDAFQSCVEQGAQRVVISPFFLSPGRHWNQDIPSLSSEAAKEHPGVSYIVTAPLGLHELLVDVMNDRIKHCLKHISGDADECSVCAGTGKCRLYNS is encoded by the exons ATGAAATCTCTTTCACTTCCTTCCCTTCCCTTCACAAG TGAAAAGGGAACAAACACGAGATGGGTATCCTTCAAAACCTCAAATTTGTCACCAAAGACTCCAACTTCAAGCAGAGTATTGTGTCTGAGAGCTAAAAGCTATGGTGGGGTTGGTGATGGTGATGCGGTCATAATTGTGGATCATGGGTCGCGTCGCAAAGAGTCCAATCTTTTACTTA ATGAATTTGTGGAGATGTTTAAACATAAAACTGGGTACGAGATTGTGGAGCCTGCTCATATG GAATTAGCAGAACCATCAATTAGAGATGCCTTTCAATCTTGTGTCGAACAAGGTGCACAACGTGTCGTTATCAGCCCCTTTTTCCTCTCTCCCGGAAGGCATTGGAATCAG GATATTCCTTCGTTAAGTTCCGAGGCAGCAAAGGAGCACCCTGGCGTATCATACATTGTAACCGCACCCCTTGGACTGCATGAGCTACTGGTG GATGTTATGAATGATAGGATCAAGCATTGCTTGAAGCACATATCCGGAGATGCCGATGAGTGTTCTGTTTGTGCTGGGACTGGAAAATGCAGACTTTATAATTCATGA
- the LOC107490059 gene encoding sirohydrochlorin ferrochelatase, chloroplastic isoform X1, which yields MKSLSLPSLPFTRLSASEKGTNTRWVSFKTSNLSPKTPTSSRVLCLRAKSYGGVGDGDAVIIVDHGSRRKESNLLLNEFVEMFKHKTGYEIVEPAHMELAEPSIRDAFQSCVEQGAQRVVISPFFLSPGRHWNQDIPSLSSEAAKEHPGVSYIVTAPLGLHELLVDVMNDRIKHCLKHISGDADECSVCAGTGKCRLYNS from the exons ATGAAATCTCTTTCACTTCCTTCCCTTCCCTTCACAA GACTTTCTGCAAGTGAAAAGGGAACAAACACGAGATGGGTATCCTTCAAAACCTCAAATTTGTCACCAAAGACTCCAACTTCAAGCAGAGTATTGTGTCTGAGAGCTAAAAGCTATGGTGGGGTTGGTGATGGTGATGCGGTCATAATTGTGGATCATGGGTCGCGTCGCAAAGAGTCCAATCTTTTACTTA ATGAATTTGTGGAGATGTTTAAACATAAAACTGGGTACGAGATTGTGGAGCCTGCTCATATG GAATTAGCAGAACCATCAATTAGAGATGCCTTTCAATCTTGTGTCGAACAAGGTGCACAACGTGTCGTTATCAGCCCCTTTTTCCTCTCTCCCGGAAGGCATTGGAATCAG GATATTCCTTCGTTAAGTTCCGAGGCAGCAAAGGAGCACCCTGGCGTATCATACATTGTAACCGCACCCCTTGGACTGCATGAGCTACTGGTG GATGTTATGAATGATAGGATCAAGCATTGCTTGAAGCACATATCCGGAGATGCCGATGAGTGTTCTGTTTGTGCTGGGACTGGAAAATGCAGACTTTATAATTCATGA